In Procambarus clarkii isolate CNS0578487 chromosome 6, FALCON_Pclarkii_2.0, whole genome shotgun sequence, one DNA window encodes the following:
- the LOC138356217 gene encoding zinc finger protein 83-like, which yields MQSSEEKTFPQTAPIIKKKTRQCPERGKVFTHLGDMKKHMLVHSGEKPHKCPECGKKFNQLGHMKTHMLVHSGEKPHKCPECGKKFNQLGHMKTHMLVHSGEKPHKCPECGKVFTRHEHMKRHMLVHSSEKLHKCPECGKIHMLVHSGEKPHKCPECGMRFRHLGNMKTHMMMHIDERPFECDDCGKRFRSRGSIISHMSVHTEEKSFECDKCGRLFKSRKGIIAHVLVHLNDKPS from the exons ATGCAGTCATCCGAGGAGaaaaccttcccacaaactgcacctatcataaagaagaagactCGCCAGTGTCCAGAGCGTGGGAAGGTATTTACTCATCTTGGAGATATGAAgaaacacatgttagtgcattcgggtgaaaaacctcataagtgtccagagtgtgggaagaagttCAATCAGCTTGGAcacatgaagactcacatgttagtgcattcgggtgaaaaacctcataagtgtccagagtgtgggaagaagttCAATCAGCTTGGAcacatgaagactcacatgttagtgcattcgggtgaaaaacctcataagtgtccagagtgtgggaaggtattcactcGTCATGAacatatgaagcgtcacatgttagtgcattcgagtGAAAAacttcataagtgtccagagtgtgggaag attcacatgttagtgcattcgggtgaaaaacctcacaagtgtccagagtgtgggatgaGGTTCAGacatcttggaaatatgaagactcacatgatgaTGCATATTGATGAAAGACCTTTCGAGTGTGATGACTGTGGCAAAAGGTTTAGAAGTCGTGGATCTATAATAAGTCACATGTCAGTACATACAGAAGAAAAGTCTTTTGAGTGTGATAAATGTGGCAGATTATTTAAGTCACGTAAAGGTATAATAGCACACGTGTTAGTGCATCTGAATGATAAaccttcatga